A window of the Tunturibacter empetritectus genome harbors these coding sequences:
- a CDS encoding AraC family transcriptional regulator gives MIGSIVLPSQNLETPNFEALRSETPLLQPAAESSQRMDPLSEVLALLKPQSLYSGGFVVPDDMAIHFPKHQGVKCYAMLAGQCWLLVEEVPEPVLLKAGDCFLLPRGLSFQLTADLSLEPVHYTLALARLSKAKDLPEIPEEAQYMAGGFFRFTGSHAEMLLHSLPPIVHIRRESDKAAMRWSLERLREELRDPQPGGSLIAQQLAYMMLIQALRLHLADAASAGPGWLSALSDKHMSIAITSMHNDPGYPWTLQLLAERVGMSRSVFSLRFRQTVGATPMEYLLRWRMFLAADRLKNSSDGLSTIAQSLGYESESAFGKAFRRMMGYSPRQYSRSSVPCAITPTNSAEDHEQELVVTG, from the coding sequence ATGATCGGTTCAATCGTCCTGCCAAGCCAGAACCTCGAAACCCCGAACTTTGAGGCTCTGAGATCCGAGACGCCGCTCCTGCAACCGGCTGCCGAATCGAGTCAGCGTATGGATCCGCTCTCCGAGGTTCTTGCCCTGCTGAAGCCGCAGAGCTTGTACTCCGGCGGCTTCGTGGTTCCTGACGATATGGCGATTCACTTCCCGAAGCATCAAGGCGTCAAGTGCTACGCGATGCTTGCCGGCCAGTGTTGGCTGCTGGTCGAGGAGGTCCCGGAGCCCGTCCTGCTAAAGGCCGGGGACTGTTTTCTTCTGCCGCGCGGGTTGTCGTTCCAGCTCACCGCGGATCTCTCGCTCGAACCGGTCCACTACACCCTCGCGTTGGCGCGCCTCAGCAAGGCCAAGGACCTCCCGGAGATCCCCGAAGAGGCGCAATACATGGCCGGCGGCTTCTTCCGGTTCACCGGCAGCCACGCCGAGATGCTCCTGCACTCTCTACCGCCCATCGTCCACATACGCCGCGAGTCGGACAAGGCCGCCATGCGCTGGTCCCTCGAGCGCTTGCGCGAAGAACTGCGCGACCCACAACCCGGCGGTTCGCTGATTGCGCAGCAACTCGCCTACATGATGCTCATTCAAGCCCTGCGCCTGCACTTAGCTGACGCCGCCAGCGCTGGGCCCGGCTGGCTCTCTGCGCTGTCCGACAAGCATATGAGTATCGCCATCACCAGCATGCACAACGACCCGGGATATCCCTGGACCCTCCAGTTGCTGGCCGAACGTGTCGGTATGTCGCGCTCAGTCTTCTCTCTGCGCTTCCGCCAGACCGTTGGTGCCACGCCGATGGAGTACCTCCTCCGCTGGCGCATGTTCTTGGCTGCCGACCGCCTGAAGAACTCCAGTGACGGGCTCTCCACTATCGCGCAGTCCCTTGGCTACGAGTCCGAGAGTGCCTTCGGCAAGGCCTTCCGCCGCATGATGGGCTACTCTCCAAGGCAATACTCCCGGTCTTCGGTGCCGTGCGCAATAACACCAACGAACTCCGCTGAAGATCACGAGCAAGAGCTAGTTGTCACTGGATAA
- a CDS encoding NmrA family NAD(P)-binding protein, translated as MFTVMGITGKVGGAVAENLLAAGKTVRGVVRDLGKAKAWADRGVELVQSAYDDAARLARAFSGAEGVFAMIPPDFAPAPGLPDQKRTIEAIREALEQANPGKAVFLSSIGSEQASGLGLITSTHLMEEAMRTLPIPVAYLRGGSFMENWLGALDHIRATGEMPFFYAPLDRKFPLVATRDIGMAGAKVLQETWTGERVLEVDGPEGGTDLHEAAAAFGKALGCGVKAVQLPEAAWQNVLEAMGTPADRTGLYMEMVKSFNSGWIHFGNSGTEKFHGPTTIEAFAQEQVK; from the coding sequence ATGTTCACAGTGATGGGAATTACGGGCAAAGTTGGCGGCGCAGTGGCGGAGAATCTTCTTGCTGCGGGTAAAACGGTGCGGGGCGTGGTGCGCGATTTGGGGAAGGCGAAAGCCTGGGCTGATCGCGGTGTGGAGCTGGTGCAATCCGCGTATGACGACGCGGCGAGGCTCGCACGGGCGTTCTCGGGGGCAGAGGGTGTATTCGCGATGATTCCACCAGACTTTGCGCCTGCTCCCGGGCTGCCGGACCAGAAGCGTACGATTGAGGCGATCCGTGAGGCGCTTGAGCAGGCGAATCCTGGCAAGGCTGTGTTTCTTTCGTCTATCGGTTCGGAGCAGGCGAGCGGGCTAGGACTGATTACCTCGACCCACCTGATGGAAGAGGCTATGCGCACGCTGCCGATTCCTGTGGCGTATCTGCGCGGGGGTAGTTTCATGGAGAACTGGCTGGGAGCGTTGGACCACATCCGGGCGACGGGTGAGATGCCGTTCTTCTATGCGCCACTCGATCGCAAATTTCCGCTGGTCGCCACGCGAGACATCGGCATGGCTGGCGCCAAGGTGTTGCAGGAGACCTGGACGGGCGAGCGTGTGCTCGAGGTAGACGGGCCTGAGGGTGGAACCGATTTGCATGAAGCGGCGGCCGCGTTCGGCAAGGCGCTGGGCTGTGGGGTGAAGGCCGTGCAATTACCTGAGGCTGCGTGGCAGAACGTTTTGGAAGCGATGGGTACGCCGGCTGATCGGACCGGGCTCTACATGGAGATGGTGAAGAGCTTCAACTCGGGCTGGATCCACTTCGGCAATTCAGGAACAGAGAAATTCCACGGGCCGACGACGATCGAGGCGTTCGCACAGGAACAGGTCAAGTAA
- a CDS encoding TetR/AcrR family transcriptional regulator has protein sequence MTVFDPNRKRNARGEERQQALLRAAAAVFGRLGYHQTTTNAIATEAGVSPATLYQFFPNKEAIASELASRYAREMAEAERAIDSEGVLSFTEAVGELINVCMSFNRKRPEFHTLVVDAPLSPSAREDKQVLGQVFVDFIEARLRRELPTLSRSEAAHHGQVALMIFRGILDELTVASPHARPRLQQAMRNAILRYLTPVLAESKAGRAVRSAQLEAHS, from the coding sequence GTGACCGTCTTCGATCCAAACCGCAAGCGCAACGCTCGGGGCGAGGAGCGCCAGCAGGCTCTCCTCCGCGCCGCTGCCGCAGTCTTCGGTCGTCTTGGTTACCACCAGACCACCACAAACGCGATCGCCACGGAGGCGGGCGTATCTCCGGCTACTCTTTACCAGTTTTTCCCCAATAAGGAAGCCATCGCCAGCGAACTCGCCTCGAGGTACGCGCGCGAAATGGCCGAGGCAGAACGCGCAATCGACTCCGAAGGCGTGTTGAGCTTCACAGAAGCCGTCGGCGAACTGATCAATGTCTGCATGAGCTTCAACCGGAAGCGTCCCGAGTTTCACACCCTCGTGGTCGACGCACCGCTCTCACCTTCCGCCCGCGAAGACAAACAGGTTCTTGGGCAGGTCTTCGTCGACTTCATCGAGGCCCGCCTCCGCCGCGAGCTACCCACTCTCTCTCGCTCCGAAGCGGCCCACCATGGGCAGGTAGCCCTTATGATCTTCCGCGGAATCCTCGACGAGCTGACCGTCGCCTCGCCTCATGCCCGCCCGCGCCTGCAGCAGGCGATGCGCAATGCCATTCTCCGCTATCTGACCCCTGTACTGGCTGAATCGAAGGCGGGCCGCGCAGTTAGAAGCGCACAGTTAGAAGCGCACAGTTAG
- a CDS encoding SDR family oxidoreductase, with amino-acid sequence MRVFVTGATGFIGTELVKELIGSGHQVRGLTRSDAGVEQLKVVGAEVHRGNLQDLDSLRSGATGMDAVVNLAFNHDDFSKFAQNAKDEIQAIEALGSVLESGKLLVVTSGVGPGAPGQVRKESDPATDSSAMPRRPEQAAQAVAAKGVHLAIVRLPQVHDTRKQGLVTRLIQIAREKGISAYVGDGTNRWAAAPLKDVAHLYRLAVESSGPGVTTYHAVQEEGVPLRDIAETVGKGLKVPVVSIPAEKAVEHFGMFFGHAASQDMPGSSEWTRKTLGWEPTGPGMIEDLTNMKYF; translated from the coding sequence ATGCGCGTATTCGTAACGGGAGCGACGGGATTCATTGGGACGGAGCTGGTGAAGGAGTTAATCGGATCAGGGCACCAGGTGCGTGGGCTTACCCGCAGTGATGCGGGCGTAGAGCAGTTGAAGGTTGTGGGTGCGGAGGTCCATCGCGGCAATCTGCAGGATCTCGACAGCCTGCGCAGTGGAGCGACGGGGATGGATGCCGTGGTGAACCTGGCGTTCAACCACGACGACTTTTCGAAGTTTGCGCAGAATGCGAAGGACGAGATTCAGGCGATTGAGGCGCTGGGATCGGTGCTCGAATCGGGCAAACTGCTGGTGGTGACCTCCGGGGTTGGACCCGGCGCGCCAGGCCAGGTGCGGAAAGAGTCTGATCCTGCAACAGATTCGTCTGCGATGCCGCGCAGGCCGGAACAGGCGGCGCAGGCGGTGGCGGCAAAGGGTGTGCATTTGGCGATTGTGCGTCTGCCGCAGGTGCATGACACGCGCAAGCAGGGGTTGGTGACGAGGTTGATTCAGATCGCGCGCGAGAAGGGTATTTCGGCGTATGTGGGCGATGGGACGAACCGGTGGGCGGCCGCTCCACTGAAGGATGTGGCGCATCTGTATCGGCTGGCGGTCGAGAGTAGTGGACCGGGCGTGACGACGTATCACGCGGTGCAGGAAGAGGGCGTGCCGCTGCGGGATATCGCGGAGACGGTCGGTAAGGGGCTGAAGGTGCCGGTGGTTTCGATCCCGGCGGAAAAGGCCGTCGAGCACTTCGGGATGTTCTTCGGACACGCTGCGTCGCAGGATATGCCGGGTTCGAGCGAGTGGACGCGCAAGACGCTGGGGTGGGAGCCGACCGGGCCGGGGATGATCGAGGATCTGACAAATATGAAGTACTTCTGA
- a CDS encoding TetR/AcrR family transcriptional regulator, producing MSIKKISPLPPSRKPRADAKRNRERILEVAREAFTRDGAAASLDDIARRSGIGNATLYRHFPTRDDLIEAVYRSEVEKLAAAEQRFAATMPPLEALRAWMLLFIDHILGKKLILPAMDTVAGGSRRLFEDSRSLIHTAFVTSVERAIASGDLRSDTDPNDFVRALVGVFHTTAMPGWEPSARRLVDILIAGSRPTKPRTHRITKLASVREIS from the coding sequence ATGTCGATAAAGAAGATCTCACCACTCCCGCCCTCCCGCAAACCTCGCGCCGACGCGAAGCGCAACCGCGAGCGCATCCTAGAGGTAGCCAGGGAAGCCTTCACCCGCGATGGAGCAGCTGCAAGCCTCGACGACATCGCACGCCGCTCCGGCATCGGCAACGCCACCCTCTATCGCCACTTCCCCACTCGCGACGACCTCATCGAAGCCGTCTACCGCAGCGAAGTCGAAAAGCTTGCGGCAGCCGAACAGCGCTTCGCTGCCACTATGCCGCCGCTTGAAGCGCTGCGCGCCTGGATGCTCCTCTTCATCGACCACATCCTAGGCAAGAAACTCATCCTTCCCGCGATGGACACCGTCGCTGGCGGCTCCAGGCGTCTGTTCGAAGACTCCCGCTCGCTCATTCACACTGCCTTCGTAACCTCCGTCGAGCGCGCCATCGCCAGCGGTGATCTCCGCTCTGACACCGACCCCAACGACTTCGTCCGTGCCCTCGTCGGCGTCTTCCACACTACTGCTATGCCCGGCTGGGAGCCAAGCGCCCGTCGTCTCGTCGACATCCTTATTGCCGGCTCGCGCCCAACGAAACCCCGCACTCACAGAATCACAAAATTAGCTTCGGTCAGGGAGATCAGTTGA